TAAAGGTTCTTGAAAATTTTGTTACAGGGTGAGGTCTGATTCATGTACGTCAGCATCTAGCTCTAAAGCATGTAGAGAGAAAATGAGGAGAGATAGACTGAACGATAGGTACATATTCTGTTTATGTCTATCTTTAttcaattaaaccaaaaaaaaaaaacagatacaTCACTGACATCAGTTTTGAAAAATCACAAGATTCGTGGAATTGGGTTCCATCCTGGATCCTGGGAGGCCTCCAAAATTGGATAAGGCTGCTATATTGAGTGATGCTGTACGAATGGTGACTCAGCTAAAGAGTGAAACCCAGAAACTCAAGGAGTCTAATGAGAGTCTCCAGGAGAAGATCAAGGAGTTGAAGGTGAGATCCATATTTCTTAGTTGGTTATTCCCAATTAATTTGGTGGAAGAAACTCGTTAGTAATTTCCATTGACAAAAGTTCGTCAGCACCAAGGTCCTAACCTATAGAAAGTTTACCTGTTTTTACTTAAATTTTGTTTGATTCCCTTGTGGCCTGAGAAGTGAGAACAGATCAAGATAGCCTCTTGATTATATCCTAATGATGAAAGAGATTGTTTATCTGTACAGGTCGAGAAGAACGAACTTCGTGATGAAAAACAGAGGCTAAAGTCAGAGAAAGAAAACCTAGAGCAGCAACTTAAAGCCACTTGTGCTCCACCAGCTGGTTTCATGCCTCACCCTTCTGCCATCCCTGCTGCTTTCACTATGCAAGCCCAAGCTGCAGGCGACAAGCTGATGCCATTCATGGGCTACCCTGGTGTTGCCATGTGGCAATTCATGCCACCTGGTGCAGTCGATATTTCTCAGGATCATTTGCAACGTCCCCCAGTTGCCTAAGTTGGAGAGGAGACTTCATTTTTTCAATCAGCTGAAGTTGATACTTCTCAGGATCACGTACTTTTCAGGATCACGTCCTTTGTCCCCCAGTTGCCTAAGTTGGAAGGAGACTTCATTATTTCAGTGTGAAGAAAATGGCCTTCCCTTATTTATTTTTCTGCTATTTTAGTCGACTATTATTGAAGAAAACTCAATTAGGTTGACTGTTAATTGGAAGCTGAGAGAACTCATGGACTGCTTAACTTGTAAATGAAATAGGCAAATCTAGTAATTTATGATCTGATTTCTTCATCATCTGCTTCTTAGTTTTATTCAGCAAGGCAAATCTAGAAATATCAACTTCTCTTTCAAGGAAAGTCTAGTAATGTGTCGGTGGCCTTTCTTTTGCCGAATGTTAAAAAAGTCTAGCTCCTACTCAAAacgaaaaggaaagataattggGTTATCAGGTAACTGTATGCATTTGCTTTTGTAGTTAGTAGTTACCATCCACTGTATTACTTTTAAACCCCGTTGGCGTTTCTGTAATGGTATTCAGTTTGCATCTAATTATGGGGCAGAGAGAGACAGTTATTACCTGAAGGACTTATTTCATTACTGTTTCTTGTGAAGGTCTTTGTTTACATAAGAATCTAATTATGGGAAACAGTAATAGCACCCCACTAGAACTGTATAGGAGTGTTTAGAATATCAAATCTGCAGCAGAATTTCTATGGACCAGTAAATGAGATGTCATGAAGATTGGTTTGATATGCTGCTTTGATAAGTAAACTGCCAAGAACTTTCTGATTTACTTGCATTTGTTGATGTGTCACTCTCTGGAAACCTGTTTAATTGTATGCGGCTATGACTAAAAACTGCAGGTCGTGGTAACGATTGGGGGATGGTAGCATCATTCGCGAGCATTTGAGCAACCTTCGCCATGGTGGGTCTCTCAATTACATCTTGAACGGATAACAACCCCACCTGTATGCACTTCTTAACTTCATTTTCTGAATACTTCTCTCTTAATGTTTGGTCCATCAACTCTAAAGCTGTTCCTTCTTCCCAATGTCTCCATACCTGGAAGGAACGCCAAAGATTTAAAGTTCGTGGAAGTTAGTCGAATCACCTTAAAAGCCTTTGTTACATGTTAACTGATCAATAAAGGAATTAACCATTAACATTAGACTCACATAGGTTAGAAGGTACTCGGAGCTCTCTGATTCGTAGAACTGATTGATCCTCCTGCCGGTTATTATCTCGAGTAGTAAGATACCAAAACTATATACATCTGATTTTGTCGAGAACTGCCCATGCAATACATATTCTGGTGCAATGTATCCGCTACATGTGTTATTTGAATGATTAGTAAGATACATTCAACGAGTTCCGTTATTCAGCTATATCGAAATGAAGCGCATAAGAATTATCGTTATACTTACAATGTTCCCACAGCGCTACTGCTGTTTCCTTGAGTTAGGTCCAAGTCAAACAGCTTTGCCATACCAAAATCTGCAATTTTGGCGTTGTTCTCTTCATCTAACAACACATTGGCAGCTTTGAGATCTCTATGAATAATTCTTAACCGAGAATCTTCATGAAGATAGAGTAGGCCTTTAGCGATCCCTCCAATAATTTTATAACGTGTTTCCCAATTCAAATTTGCTGCTTTCGAGGGGTCTTACATAGTTGCAACATGTACAAAATCAAAATACCCAAGTTAGATAGAATCCAGAGCTGGATGGTTGATAAATTTGAAAGAGACAAATAGAACTCAAAATGAATGGAAAGAGGTTCCGAACCAAAAATAATTTGGTCGAGGCTTCCGTTGGGCACAAACTCATAGATAAGCAGCTTTTCTTCTCCCTCCAAGCAGAAACCAAGGAGTCTAACAAGATTCCTGTGTTGAAGCTTGACCAATAAACCAACCTCAGTCCTAAATTCTTTTTTACCCTGTTCAGAGTTGATAGATAGCCGCTTTACGGCTATTTCTTGTCCATTTGATAACGTACCCTGCAAACATATTAGTAGATGAGACTGTGTATATTGAAGTAAGATGTGTATTTGCCAatattttcaaagttttttttgtACCTTGTAAACATAACCAAATCCTCCTTTCCCAAGCTTATTATCATTAGAGAAATTTCCAGTAGCAGCTTTTATTGTGTCTAAGTCAAACCGCAATGACTCTATCCTTGTAATGTCATCCATATCTGTAACCAAGGAAGATAATCAGTTCTAAATGCTAAAAAAAAACGGCTTAAGACTCTGATCTGAAACTAATATGAAGCATATTATTAGTTATTGCCCATACACCTGCACCTAAGAGTGCCATCACCTCAGCATAGTAGTTAGTCGTAATCCCCATCTAAGATTATAATGTATAGTCCAATATCAGTACTTACCATCAGGTTCATCAATCGAGTTGTaggccttcttcttcttcttcaaatagaAGTATACTAATGCTGTGGAGATGAGTACGAGAGCAATAGCTAAAGGAATGGCCACAATAAGAACTATATTGCTGGAGGACTTATTGTCTTTTTCTGCAACATAGAGAGGACTACTTGTCAGCAATATATATTCAAGAATGAGATAAATAAAAAAGGATAGCAGTTAACCTTAAGCACAACTTGGAATTATAGAAGAAAGAATCTTATGTTAGATGTGTAAACAATACATTTGGTGAACTATATTAGTAGTTTGTGCCAAAGTGAAAATGTACAAAGTGTTTAAAGCTTCATACTAACTCTAGTGTTAGCAAACTGCTATATCCTTGGATTGATTCTCATTACAAATCTCATGGATCATCTTATAGTTGTTAACAGTTTCCAAATTGAATCAAAAaaacaaagatataaaaagtaaagaGCGCATACAGTACCATATGGAAGAATAAATAACTTAAAACAGTTAAACTTACCAGTATCTCCTGTTGTTGCAGTCACATTTTGTTTTGGAGGAGGACTTGAAGGAAGGGGACCTGGATTAGTTTCTTGTTTGTAGTCAGAGAAAGGATACGGCTCATACCTTATATTACAACTAGGTTTAAGAACTATCCCACCTTTCCTCCCGTAACAACAATCACTGATATTACCAATTGCACTCATTAGGCAATCATTGCAGTCGCTTGTAGATATATCCGTAGTACATTGAACCAAGCCATAAATTTTATCTACTGAAGAATAATCTATTTCTCCAGTGGCAAAAAGTAAAGTCTCATTGTGGTTTTCATTTGTAGTAGCAATTCTTGCTAGACCTTTCATTAACTGTGCTGCAATATCGTTAAATACCTTCTGGTTGGTGTAACTCTCTCGGTTTTGCAAAGTGATCTCTGGCTTTTCCTCCATAACAGAAAATATATTTCTGTCTGAGTATCTTAGCATGCAGTAAGTGTAAAATGTAATGTACTCTTTCGTGTTTGGACAACGTTCTGTCAACTCTGAAATTGCAGTTTCCGCACAAATCCTGCAGGTTTTTTGTGTAATATCTCCTCTACAGAGTAAGATACCATATACTTTATCCAGGTTATTGCCAGTGCTGCTGTTGAAAAACTTTCGATCACTTGCCGTGATGTCGGAAGACAGAGAAGAGAGAACTTTGTCTAGATTCACCTGAAATTGGCTGGGATTTGTGTAATTATCTCCTAGACATTGGTACTGGGCTGCAAATGAGGGTTGTGCAGTTACTTTGTCGCTACTAATGTGTATCATGAGAATGATCACTGCAGAAGCGATCAGTCGGAAAATGTAAGAAGACatttttgtttttgcaggttTGATTGATAGACGAAAATAATTAAAATGAAGAATGAGTTACTTATCTGTAGTGAATATTCACAATAATTGGTATCACAAAACTTGGAGGAAGTATTGATGTGGTCTAAATCGGAGGTACTGCAGCGGTTCGAATCGTGGGGGTGAAAATGCTTTGCGGCTGGTTCCGGAAAAGATcattttaaattagggttttcataaGTATCTAATGGGCCCTCTATCTTAATGGGTAAATCTCAATTGTAATGTGCGTATCTCTgtaacctgttttgaggcatactgaattttttcGAGGCATACTTATTTATTATCCCATCTAGCATGGTTTTATAAGgagtgtctaaaggtagtgcaattacctatatatccttaaacaatctaattactagagtgcccttatcctcaaaaacctaaaatcaaaataacctttaaacttaaacatcttggactccaattcaatcaagcaatcaatcaatcaaaggaaacacgaatcgaagtgagcgatgttggattgcgaaatccaaatctcaattgttcttagatgtattttagaatgcatttgtaacaaacccatcttgtttttggttgattttattttgtttgatcgataaaatatgatttcaaagatgaaattagggttttcagaagatccgttcggctgatcttggaatatcaattttgagccgaacctagtatatgatttagagaaatactatgttcggctaatgcgactttgctagattttgttcgaatcaatcgaacctaaattcgtcaattacagagtgaagttcggctgataacttgtcagccgaacctttgTTTTTCGAAAATACACCTAGGTTCGGCTAACAACGATTTTGTTCGAATCTGCCGAACCTAAGTTCGTGAGTTACAGAGTCAAGTTCGGCTGACAAGAACCTAAGTATATTTTCGAAACACAGAGGTTcgactgacaagttatcagccgaactgttcatctagtcagtagatctgggttttaaaaattcaattttctgaCAGATTTaacttataaaaaggacattaaacctCGTATAAAAGTCTACCTCTGATtcgaatcacacattttggtcacttctaatcactaaaatcttaaaacccaatttatttattttcacttcttcttcttcctcttaaaAATTCCAGCtcactcacataaatttgatttctctttaacattaataatttaatttttaatcaatctttAAAATTCCTaactaatcaaatctaatcataatcattaacactaattatgcaagggtagttatgccattatcaaaaagaaTGGATAAGGggagatgttgttttttatttagtgaccctattttggcattatttagtatgcctcaaaaaaatccagtatgcctcaaaacaggtttcttatAGTTTCTAACTGGCTGGGCTTAGATGAGGATATCTCTTCGTGTTTTTGGGGGCTCTTTCTTTGTGTCCTTACTCTCTCGGTTGTGACTTGAGAGTAGCACC
Above is a genomic segment from Papaver somniferum cultivar HN1 chromosome 10, ASM357369v1, whole genome shotgun sequence containing:
- the LOC113317406 gene encoding cysteine-rich receptor-like protein kinase 7 → MSSYIFRLIASAVIILMIHISSDKVTAQPSFAAQYQCLGDNYTNPSQFQVNLDKVLSSLSSDITASDRKFFNSSTGNNLDKVYGILLCRGDITQKTCRICAETAISELTERCPNTKEYITFYTYCMLRYSDRNIFSVMEEKPEITLQNRESYTNQKVFNDIAAQLMKGLARIATTNENHNETLLFATGEIDYSSVDKIYGLVQCTTDISTSDCNDCLMSAIGNISDCCYGRKGGIVLKPSCNIRYEPYPFSDYKQETNPGPLPSSPPPKQNVTATTGDTEKDNKSSSNIVLIVAIPLAIALVLISTALVYFYLKKKKKAYNSIDEPDDMDDITRIESLRFDLDTIKAATGNFSNDNKLGKGGFGYVYKGTLSNGQEIAVKRLSINSEQGKKEFRTEVGLLVKLQHRNLVRLLGFCLEGEEKLLIYEFVPNGSLDQIIFDPSKAANLNWETRYKIIGGIAKGLLYLHEDSRLRIIHRDLKAANVLLDEENNAKIADFGMAKLFDLDLTQGNSSSAVGTFGYIAPEYVLHGQFSTKSDVYSFGILLLEIITGRRINQFYESESSEYLLTYVWRHWEEGTALELMDQTLREKYSENEVKKCIQVGLLSVQDVIERPTMAKVAQMLANDATIPQSLPRPAVFSHSRIQLNRFPESDTSTNASKSESSWQFTYQSSISNQSS
- the LOC113317409 gene encoding transcription factor ILR3-like, whose translation is MVSPENPDWLLDYPLIAADFQAPTDGFNWASQPLNGSNPVSVEIDDFFGDSVAVKETGSRKRVRSDSCTSASSSKACREKMRRDRLNDRFVELGSILDPGRPPKLDKAAILSDAVRMVTQLKSETQKLKESNESLQEKIKELKVEKNELRDEKQRLKSEKENLEQQLKATCAPPAGFMPHPSAIPAAFTMQAQAAGDKLMPFMGYPGVAMWQFMPPGAVDISQDHLQRPPVA